agcatttaattattttttgtaaaatggTGTCATGttagtttttattataaaacgtaattacaaaagtataataatcaaaaaataaataattaaaccaaaattaattatttcttgcttttattaaatatttacaagcttGCCAATGTAGTACTGCTCTAATTTCAACAGTTCTAAATTGTTTAGCTCTTTCCTACCCAATGTAATCCGATCTAGTCCATGGTACCAAATGCGCTAGAAATGTTATTTTGGGTTAGAGTGTGTAAACgatttgcttttcaaaaactaGAACTTCCTCCATGGCTGCATAATGAGTTTAAGGCATAGATTACAGGCAACATTGAAATTGCTGTAgtacaaacttatttaaagccatttctattcttttatgttgtatttgtATTCCAATTAAATAATGATGCATGGCTTTGATTGTTGGATCAGGCAATGGCACTGGTTGGTGGCTTGGTTATGCTGCAACCAGAAGCAGGAGGCTCTCgtgaaaatttcttctttgctgGAATTGATAAAGTAAGATTTAGGAAACCAGTGATTGCAAGTGATACTTGGGTCATGAGAATGACACTCATCAAGCTACAGAAACGCTTTGGAATAGCGAAGATGAAAGGCAAAGCTTACGTGGGAGGTGAAGTCATCTGTGAGGGCGAGTTTTTGATGGCTACTGGTAGTTAGTAATGTTCTAATTATGAAATAGTATCTAAATGGGTGGCTTTTTCAGATATTCCTTAATTCCAGCCTCTCCCTGTCTCCCTTGGTCATTGAATTTTGAGTAACCCTATGTTTGCTCTTTGGTCTCCCTTCACTTATTGTAAAATCAACCTCGGTAGCTGCAGACTTTTTTGCATCATCGCATTTTCTGGTCTTATTATGGATAGCTCGTGAAAATAGACATAAAATTTCAGTTATGATTAAAAGACAAAGCTCCTGCTTTAGTTTCAGTTAACTTTGTGACACTACCTTCttttctcttaaattttttacttcaGTATGAGATTAAGAAATCCATGAACATGCACGATTAGAATATGAGATATATGATCAGTCTAATGGATGGTACTTGGTGAGTGGGAGAAATTTGGGGCTTAAAGAAGAAAGGGAGCAAGTAGGGTTAAGAGTTGAAAGACAAATAATCTTACTCTTATAATTACCCTTTTCAAAATATGGAGTGATTTCGATTAGGTTTTAGATTCTTAAAAATCTCAACTGGAATCCCAAACTAACCCCATCAAATTGAACTCTCATTGAGGGAACTCATATACATCCGATTGATTACGCTTTAACACCAATCAGTGAGTTATCTACATAAGCATGTTTTACAAACCAAGAGCCCCAAGTGGCGTCTTGCCTTGGCCAGCTTCAAAGTAGAAAATCAACATGGCCACCATAGCAAGCCTAGCATGTTTAATCTCAGCAACTTTGAGCCTGTCAAGCTTCTCAGTGTCAGGAATGTAGACACCATCCTTAATTGTTCCAGCCAAACATAAGGGATCAAAAAACTTTCCACCAGGGTAGCCTTGTTCACCAGTCGCATTGGCAAAGTTTTCAGCAGTTCTTGACCAAGGTGTTGCCCATTCAACTGATTGAGATTCAGGATTGAAAAAATCAACCCACCGCTTGCTCTCAACCCAACCCATAAGGAGAAGCTGGGTTCCCAGGAGTGAGCCGAAGGAGAAGGGTGCTATGGCTCCAGGATCTGCTCCAGCCTCGAACCATGGAATCCCACTCCACGCCTGTCCGACGAATATCCCAACAACTGCAGCCATTGCCCATCGTCCGTGGATCAGTTCTGCTTCTCTGTACCATTTCAGGAATGCTGGGTCCTTTCCAAGCCCAAGTGGGTCGAATCCGTAGTCACCTGGGAGACTAAACACACAGACACGCCCCAGACGCGCACGAAGTTATATGgtagaatattaaaatgtgaGAAAAAACAAGAaggatagatagatagattgATTGATTCTTAGCTTGTTCGGCGTTTAGGCACTGTTCTAACATGAGTTTGAGTTAGTTGTATTTGAGGCCGACGAGACATATGATGTATTATTAACCAAGCAAAGAATAGATTAGATAGAGAGAATACTTACGAGCCATCGAGCCATTCGGGATTAATGAGGTTGCCACCACCTTTAACAGCAGGAATCCAAGATTTTTTAGGTGGAAGAGCAGCTACAACAACTGACTTTTTAGAACTTGTCACTCTATTCGTGCCAGCCAAAAGAGCCTGGCTCTTCTTGCCACCATTTATGAATGAAGAACCCAATCCGTTTAACACAGCCCCGGATGTTGCAGCCGCCATAGATATGATCTCTACTTGACTTCTGTAGCTGCAGAATGGGCTGTCAATCAATACTAAGTAGTAAAATGCTTGCTTGGTCAGGTTCTTAAGATATCTAAAGGAAGATTTCTAGAGAGCCAAGTCGGATAATGAAATCCAGAGACGAAATCTGAATAATTATCGTGGATAGATTACGGACCAATGGGAGCCTGAGGTCCATCCACATCTTTAAATCTCTTCCAACCATGTGGACCTCTTCTTTTATCTCTCCTCTTCTGCACTCACAACTCACAAGGTAGGGgtctacatttttttttccttaatattCTCCATTTAACGACTTTAGGAACCAACAAGGCACCAAAGATATCGGGACTTGGCTATGATATCATATAAATTGACCCCTAGATGGCAGCCAAACAACTTCAGCAACCGGTTTTCCATACGGTTGCTGCcattaatatgtattttatatataaataaattaaatatatatatataataaataatattataaaaattaaaaaaaaagacaagtaaaaatagaaaaaaattaattataaatatttttaaaataaaataaaataaatattaacaaaaagataagtttaatttatttcatataaaatttaatatgtcCCATATTTAACACTTgaagtttcatgtttaatgTTGAACGTTTCacgtattaattttttaaatactccGAATTTTTTCCCCGTTTCATATTTACGTTTAAGTTTCATGTTTTCTGTTGGATGTTTCATAGttgatgtttcatgttcacgGTTACAGaggtactcatattttatattgattGTTACACATTTTAAGTGCCTTGTTTCATGtatattattcaatatttcatATGGTTATTTTCGAAATACCACAAATTTTTTCTCGTTTGCCCCCATTTCATGTTTTTTATTcgatgtttcatgtttgatgtttcATATTCATTGTTACAGaggtactcatattttatgttaattgttgcatgttttaagtaatttatttcatctttctcGTTCAATGcttcatgtactgattttcCAAATACcctgaaatttttctttttgcccccgtttcatgtttacgttacAGTTTCATGTTTTCTGTTAGGTGtttcatgtttcatgtttCATGTTAACTGTTACGAAGGTACTCATGTTTTCTATTGATTGTTCCAtgttttaagtaatttatttgatcTTTCTTGTTCAATGTTTCATGTATTGATTTTCCAAATAccctaaaatttttcttttttgcccccgtttcatgtttacgttacGGTTTCATGTTTCATGTTAACTGTTACGAAGGTACTCATGTTTTCTGTTGATTGTTCCAtgttttaagtaatttatttgatcTTTCTTGTtcaatgtttcatgtactgatttttcaaataccccaaaatttttctttttttgcccggtttcatgtttacgttcaaATTTCATGTTTTCTGTTAGGTGTTTCGTATTTGATGttcatgttcactgttacagaggtactcatattttatgttgattgttccatattttaagtaatttatttcatctttcttgttcaatgtttcatgtactgattttcCAAATACttcgaaatttttctttttttcccccatttcatgtttacgttcagGTTTCATGTTTTCTATTAGGTATTTCGTGTTTGACGTTGCATGTTCACTGTTACGAAgatactcatattttatgttgattGTTCCAtgttttaagtaatttatttcatctttctttgtgatgTACAATTGTCACacttaaatataatagaatttattttaatctaacAAGCTCccttaagtattaaaataataataatataaaatatttaattctaagtGATGATGACATAAGTAAtgacataagtgatgatgtaAGAGAAGGTTgtagagaaaatataagaattctagaatttagtaAGGCATTTATAAAGgttaatctcaaccattgaTCAAGAGTTATGGTGGTAAAATCCTAACCATCCATTAGCCTTAAAAAATCCTATAAATACCCCCCCACCTTTCATTTAATAGTCTGGCTGCTTTTAAGGCAGAGATGGCATACATTATGTTCTCTTTGCATTCTCCTTTAAATGTAAATGATTCCGTTTGTGGTGGTCAAAAAGTTACCTCCTTTTTCTTGCAATCTATCTTGGCATAATGCTTTGATAGCCAATCCATGCCAAGAATTACATCATAGTCATGCATCTCGAGGATTATTAGGTCAACACATAGTGTATTACCACTAATGCTAACCTCACATGGCTTCACTAATTGTCTCgagtttaatattttactcGATGGTACCATGACACTAAAAAGCCTATTTATTATGTCAGGGACATTTTTCGATTTTCCTAATGAATGCTGGTGAGGCAAATGAATGTGTAGCTCCTAAGTCTATTAGCACATATGCAGGAGTTTTGGAGATAAATTGTTCACTTGATATTATTGAGGGGTTTCTTTCTGCATCAGTCTTGGTGAGTGTGAATACTCGAGTATTAGCCTTTTCTTGTTCCGTACCATTTTATGGGCAGTCCCTGATGAAGTGTCATTCTTTTCCACATTTGAAACATGTTTTGGTATTTGCTTGACATTCCCCAGGATGAGTTCTGCCGCACTAGTTGCACGTTGGTTTCTATGGGACTTCCTTCTAATGATTCTTTGGGCGCTTGCTTTTACTCTGATCTTGGACCACTA
This window of the Citrus sinensis cultivar Valencia sweet orange chromosome 8, DVS_A1.0, whole genome shotgun sequence genome carries:
- the LOC102609463 gene encoding chlorophyll a-b binding protein CP24 10A, chloroplastic, with protein sequence MAAATSGAVLNGLGSSFINGGKKSQALLAGTNRVTSSKKSVVVAALPPKKSWIPAVKGGGNLINPEWLDGSLPGDYGFDPLGLGKDPAFLKWYREAELIHGRWAMAAVVGIFVGQAWSGIPWFEAGADPGAIAPFSFGSLLGTQLLLMGWVESKRWVDFFNPESQSVEWATPWSRTAENFANATGEQGYPGGKFFDPLCLAGTIKDGVYIPDTEKLDRLKVAEIKHARLAMVAMLIFYFEAGQGKTPLGALGL